A segment of the Spirochaetota bacterium genome:
TACGGGAGCCGTATAAAAGTGTTTCGCCCATCATTTATGGTGACATTGCAAAAGATATTGCTTACTACTTACTGGAATCTGAGCAAATACCTTCGGCACTGATACTTGCAGTCAATTGCAATAAAGAAGGGGCTATTACTCGTTCAGGGGGGATTTTAATACAAACATTTCCCAATACCCCATCGCATGTTATAGAATTAATTGAAAGCAAGCTACAAAATGGCTTTTCACTTGATAAAAAGCTTGAAGAGGAACAATCAATTAAGGCCATTATTGAAAAGCTTATTGGCAAAGAAATCAAAGAGCTTGGCAAAACTCATTTACAACACAGGTGCAGGTGCACTAAAGAACTACTGGCAACAATACTTGAATCGGTAGAAAATCATGAACTGGAAGATATGATACAAAAAGATCATGGTGCACATATAACCTGTGTGTTTTGCAAAAAAGAATATATATTTACTGAAGAAGAATTGCAGAATATTATGTTAAAAAAAGCTAAAATACATTAAGAAAGCCTTAGATATAGTTTTTTTATATAAAGACTTGTGTAAAGCTCCGACAGTATTTTGCTATTCCATCCGGATACTGTAATCCTTCAAGTACTACTCTTACCTTGTCTTCTGGACTGTAGCTGTTTTTTTACTTTTCCCATGATTTTCTCCTGTTTTTTATTATTTATTATTTACTACAGGATTTTACTCTTTATATTTTTCCCATAAAAATTCTCTTTTTCCTGTGAACCGTTAGACATCCAATTGTCTTACATTCTTTTCAAGCATATTTTTGTACTGGTCCATAATTTTTTCAAAATCTGTTTCATTGCACAACTCTAATAGCTGTAACCCATCTTCTTCATCATACCCGTAGATATTGCCCAAAGAGTATTCAATATCCTTAAGCTTCCCGTGCGGATAATATGTTATTCTGGCTTCATTAGTTTCATAACCATAATCTACAAAAATGTCGCCTTTGTATAATACACACGCTGGCAAAAACGACCCATTCATAAACCCAAACAATACCTTTGTTGGTTCGTCACCTATAACGACGTGTATGTTGTTGTATATGAATCCTATTGTCGTATAAAGCGTACCAAATTCATCTATCCGAGTCACATACACATTGTCAATATCTAACGTAGCAGCTATATTGTACTTCTGCCCTTCAACATAGACGCTGTTCCCTGCTATAAGTACCAGCGTATTGCGATAATATTTGGCACATTGTATCAGTAGATTATAGCCTACCCAATGCAATACATCCCGCTGCATATCACAATAGTACAATCCATGCTTGCATGCGATTACACCGAACCGTTCACAGGATACTGATGTTGTTACTGATACTGCACCATCAACATCTATCGGATCTCTTCCATTAACAATAGCTGTGTTGTCCCTGAATAGTACGATATATTGCCCATTGCTTTTAGCAAAATCCTTAACATTATCAAACACTACCTGTGGCTTGATATTCACGTCATTTGGTACAACATAAACTTTGTCATATAACTTCATAAAATCATACCGTATTGTCTTAAGCCAGTCTTTCGGGACTGTCCCATAAACTTGTTCATACTCACGGCGGATTAACCCTTGAGCCCAATCATGTAAATCAATACCGCCTTGTTTCTTTGTAAGTTTCATAATCCCTCC
Coding sequences within it:
- the hslO gene encoding Hsp33 family molecular chaperone HslO: MEDNLSLRYICEEYNLRIYAAVTKNVLQEMISIHNTTPHATIAFGRTLNAALLLAASSIKPHSNNTLSINISCSGPIKEIVVQVDGKGNVRGYVGNPTVDVELQSDKLNISKALGAGIITVIRDLGLREPYKSVSPIIYGDIAKDIAYYLLESEQIPSALILAVNCNKEGAITRSGGILIQTFPNTPSHVIELIESKLQNGFSLDKKLEEEQSIKAIIEKLIGKEIKELGKTHLQHRCRCTKELLATILESVENHELEDMIQKDHGAHITCVFCKKEYIFTEEELQNIMLKKAKIH